One part of the Lycium ferocissimum isolate CSIRO_LF1 chromosome 8, AGI_CSIRO_Lferr_CH_V1, whole genome shotgun sequence genome encodes these proteins:
- the LOC132068186 gene encoding uncharacterized protein LOC132068186 gives MKSLSTVGLALSIVFGCLLLALVAELYYLLWWKNRIVKTNLEDGKVREFCYMFCGKSRTSLNPNALKSQEICSSDTQLVHEPTQLQVQVQSNVDSNTDFWFKPFGDEAMDNEFMGLCGPPRFLFSIKEETKEDLESEDGKSKSENKSRKGSRTRSLSDLCLNIETPFLTPLASPSFFTPPLSPIVVQKNSFNFNNPFLESASDAEFNKFIRSNSPPPTFQFLRDAEDKFCRRFVEENLIKNDDNVSFQVDQSLEISSSSKLCKDEENSGPFITLIFPKNREVQPDQHHVQHSSSSQVLPLASSPPIMKLPIQQENQQE, from the coding sequence ATGAAATCTTTGAGCACTGTTGGACTTGCTCTAAGTATAGTATTTGGTTGTCTTTTATTAGCTCTTGTTGCTGAGCTCTACTACTTGTTATGGTGGAAAAATAGGATTGTTAAAACAAATCTTGAAGATGGCAAAGTAAGAGAgttttgttatatgttttgtgGGAAATCAAGAACTTCTTTGAACCCCAATGCCTTAAAATCCCAAGAAATTTGTTCATCTGATACACAACTAGTCCATGAACCAACTCAACTTCAAGTTCAAGTTCAATCTAATGTGGATTCAAATACTGATTTTTGGTTCAAACCCTTTGGAGATGAAGCAATGGATAATGAATTTATGGGACTTTGTGGACCACCAAGATTTTTGTTTTCTATCAAAGAGGAAACAAAAGAAGATTTGGAGAGTGAAGATGGAAAAtccaaaagtgaaaataagaGTAGAAAAGGATCAAGAACTAGAAGTTTGAGTGATTTGTGTCTAAATATTGAAACTCCTTTTTTAACTCCACTTGCTTCACCTTCTTTTTTTACACCTCCTTTAAGTCCTATTGTTGTgcaaaaaaatagtttcaattTCAATAATCCTTTTCTTGAATCAGCAAGTGATGCTGAGTTCAACAAGTTTATAAGGTCTAATTCACCTCCACCAACTTTTCAATTCTTGAGGGATGCTGAGGACAAATTTtgtagaagatttgtggaggaAAATCTCATCAAGAATGATGATAATGTGTCATTTCAAGTTGATCaaagtcttgaaatttcttcaaGTTCAAAGTTGTGTAAAGATGAGGAAAATAGTGGTCCATTTATCACACTGATTTTCCCTAAGAACAGAGAGGTACAACCTGATCAGCATCATGTACAACACTCAAGCTCTTCACAAGTACTCCCTTTAGCTTCTTCACCTCCAATAATGAAGTTGCCAATCCAACAGGAGAACCAACAAGAGTAA